Part of the Paenibacillus sp. FSL R7-0273 genome is shown below.
CTATTTAGATCATCCTCTGGGTTTAGAAGGAAGGAAATACGATAGCCTGGACGCCTCCTCTCCGGATAAGCATCCTTCAGGAAAGCTGCGGCCCTAAATCATTTACAGTGAGTTAGAAGGAAGGACCGCAATAGCCTGAAGGCTCAAGCGTCCCGGATTCTGATGATCCCGGCCGTCTGATGTCCTTATCATCGCATACGGCGGTACGTACAAACAGGGCGGAAGTATTACGACAATGGAAAATTAGGGAAGCGTCTGCCCATAAAGTTCAAAGTTTTTTTTATTTTTAAATGAACTGAATAAAAAAAAGAAAGCTAAAGCAAAAGAAATTTTGTTGGACAAATTAAAGCGGTTTCACTGGAAAATAACCCTTTATTTTAAATTTAACTAAAAGCATATTTTTATTGTCACTTCTTTGTTTTAAAAAAGCATATATTTTCCACAGATTTATCAGCTTTCCCAACGATTTATATTCATTAAAGTATAAAATGGTTTAGTGTTATTCATTTACAACTGGTTTTTATTGTGTTAATTTAGCTTTGGAAACGGATTCAAATGGTTTTTTAAGGAAATGGTTTTAGATGTATTTAAAACAAGTGGTCTAATTGAACAGAGAGCCAGGGAGTAAAGGGGGAGCAACGCTGAAGAATAAAAAGCACATACCAGCCTTATCCTTGCTGGTTGTCCTGCTGCTTGCCAGCGGAGCGCTATATTACGCAAACAGCTCAGGTGCACCGCCGGCAGAGCAGTCCGCCGGACAGCAGGCTAAGCCGGATGAACGGGAGGCGCAGCAGCCGCAGGAAACGGACAGCCCGCCGGGCGGCGGTCCTGCCGCATACAGCTTGACCGTGGATACGGCGAACCCCGGGGCGGTTATCAGCCCGATGCTCTACGGGGCGTTTTTTGAAGAGATTAACCATGCCGGAGACGGCGGCCTGTATGCCGAGCTGATCTCCAACCGTTCCTTTGAGGATCATCCCGACACCCTGTTTAACTGGTGGGCAGAAGAACGCGGCGGGAGCCGGGGAAGCGTAACCCTAAGTGACACACAGCTGCTGAATGATGCACAGACCCGGGCGCTGGTATTGACCGTAGCGGCTGCGGCCGAAGGCGGCCAGGTATCAGCCGTAAATAACGGCTACTGGGGAATCGCTCTGCAGGAAGGGGCAGAATACCGCTTATCCTTTTATGCCCGGCCCGAGCCCGGGGCACAGCTGCCGCTCAATATCACACTGGAAAGTCCGGACGGTACAGAGGTCTACGCCGCTCAGCCGGTACCGGCACTTAAGGAAGGGTGGAACCAATACAGCTACACCCTGGTAGCCAAAGGCACTACGGCCAATGCGCGCATGCTCATCTCGGCATCGGAGCAAGGAACGGTGTATCTGGATATGGTCTCGCTGTTCCCTGCAACCTGGAAGGACCGGGAGAACGGCTTAAGAATCGATCTGGCGGAGAAGGTGGCGGCCATGCAGCCGTCGTTCGTCCGTTTTCCGGGGGGCTGCTTTGTAGAAGGCAAAACACCGGAGAGCGCCTACCGCTGGAAGACGACGATCGGCCCGCTTGAGACACGTCCCGGCCATCAGGGCTATTGGAATTACCGCTCCTCAGACGGGCTCGGCTTCCATGAGTATCTGCAGTGGGCTGAGGATTTAGAGGCAGAGCCTCTATACGTAGCTTATATCGGAATCTCCCATGACGGTGATCCGGTAGCCAAGGCCAATACCGTTCCGCTTGCCGAAATCCAGCCGTGGATACAGGATGTGCTTGATGCCATCGAATATGCCAACGGGCCGGTCAGCAGCGAATGGGGCGCCAAGCGGGCGGCGAACGGCCATCCGGAGCCTTTCGGCCTGAATTATGTGGAGATCGGCAACGAAAACAACTTCCAGCCTGCGGAATACAGACAACGGTACGGATTGTTCTATGATGCCATCAAAGCGAAATATCCTGAGATCCATATTATTGCCAATATGGCGGTGCAGGGTGAGCCGATAGAAATCATTGATGAGCATTATTATGAATCCTCGGAGTGGTTCATGAGCAATGCGAACCGTTATGACTCCTATGACCGCAGCGGTCCTGGCATATATGTCGGTGAGTATGCTGTGACCAAGGGTGCCGGCCAGGGAAATATGAATGCGGCACTTGGTGAAGCTGCCTTCATGCTGGGTATGGAGCGCAATTCCGATATTGTCCTGATGTCCTCCTATGCCCCGCTGTTTGTGCATGATAAAGACCGGACCTGGAATCCCGATGCCATTGTCTTTAATTCGGCAGCCAGCTACGGGACGCCTTCCTATCATGTGCAGCAGATGTTCGGCAGTAATAAAGGCGATGTTGTTCTGCCCTCCGCTCTGAAGACACACGGTCAGACGGAAGCTGAGCAGGCAGTCATTGAAGGTGCCATTGGCCTGGGGGCCTGGTCAACGCAGGTTGAGTATAACGACCTGCTCGTCTCACAGA
Proteins encoded:
- a CDS encoding alpha-L-arabinofuranosidase C-terminal domain-containing protein, encoding MNREPGSKGGATLKNKKHIPALSLLVVLLLASGALYYANSSGAPPAEQSAGQQAKPDEREAQQPQETDSPPGGGPAAYSLTVDTANPGAVISPMLYGAFFEEINHAGDGGLYAELISNRSFEDHPDTLFNWWAEERGGSRGSVTLSDTQLLNDAQTRALVLTVAAAAEGGQVSAVNNGYWGIALQEGAEYRLSFYARPEPGAQLPLNITLESPDGTEVYAAQPVPALKEGWNQYSYTLVAKGTTANARMLISASEQGTVYLDMVSLFPATWKDRENGLRIDLAEKVAAMQPSFVRFPGGCFVEGKTPESAYRWKTTIGPLETRPGHQGYWNYRSSDGLGFHEYLQWAEDLEAEPLYVAYIGISHDGDPVAKANTVPLAEIQPWIQDVLDAIEYANGPVSSEWGAKRAANGHPEPFGLNYVEIGNENNFQPAEYRQRYGLFYDAIKAKYPEIHIIANMAVQGEPIEIIDEHYYESSEWFMSNANRYDSYDRSGPGIYVGEYAVTKGAGQGNMNAALGEAAFMLGMERNSDIVLMSSYAPLFVHDKDRTWNPDAIVFNSAASYGTPSYHVQQMFGSNKGDVVLPSALKTHGQTEAEQAVIEGAIGLGAWSTQVEYNDLLVSQNGVTLLEDSLDQETGSWEMQSGSWEHSDGLLRQTGSAIDARAMAGESSWNNYTLTVKARKADGAEGMLIMFGAKENDNFYWWNIGGWGNTVSAIEKSVGGTRSVIGQSVPVSIASGKWYDIRIELSGTTIRAYLDGKLVHEIKDQLSTGPLFTAASRELASGDIIVKVVNSSGNALTAALALTGVPTGQLQGSALVLAANQPVDENSFSEPGLIAPKTSEVTVTDGSLEYAFPKFSVTVLRFKEGGQ